The stretch of DNA TATCACTCCCCCGACCCATACCACGCGAAGTGCTTCTTGATCGGCTCGATCACGTCCCAGGTGCCGGAGAAGCCCTTCGGCGTCACGAAGGCGTCGCCGGCCCGGTAGGTCTTCGCATGACCTTCGGCATCGGTGACGATCACCACGCCCTCCAGGATCTGGATGAACTCGGCCCGGCCGAAATCGATGCGGAACTTGCCGATCTGGCAGGTCCAGATGCCGGCGGCGAACAGGCTGTCGGGGCTGGTATAGATGTAGGTCGCGGTCTGGACCGGATTGCCCGACAGGATGTGCGAGCGCGGCCAGGCATAGGGCTCGGCCGGGGGCTGCACGGCCGGGAAGTCGACGGTGGTCTGCACCGGCCCGTCGAGGAGCGGCGGCGCCGGTCGCTGCAGGAACGGCATCAGGCGCTGCAGGGGCACGGCGCCCATATAGGCCAGGAGCGGCCCGGACGAGGTGATGAGCTGCTTGATGATCGCCATGATGTCCCCCGCGGTGACCGTCGCATTCCGTTCGCCGACCGGGCCATACCACCCGTATGCCGTTAATGGAGGGCTGCGCAGACGGCGCGAATCCGTCGGCATGCCGCGATGTCGGCCGGGGACGGTTAAGCGACCCTCGCCGGGATCGACGACTTTTCGAAAAACGGCCGCCAAGACGCAGCATTGTCGGTCAAAAGCCTGCGAGATGTGGGGATCATCGTCGCTGTCCGATGGCACTTCGCGACAGATGCGCGTAGATCGCGGGGCGGTGTGAGGTCTTTTGTGATGGGTGCGGTCTCGTCATGGCTGCGGCGCCTCGGGCGGGGAGCGCTCGTTGCGGTCCTTATGTCCGCCAGCGCGGGCATGGCCCCGCCCGCGCCCGCCATGGCCTGGCCCACCGGGTACGGCCCCGTCGACCAGAACGGGGCAGCCGTGGACGAGGCCCGTTTCGCCGGCCGGCTGCGCCTGGTCTATTTCGGCTATACACGCTGCCCCGACCTCTGCCCGACCGCCCTGATGACGGTGACGCAGGCCCTCGATGAATTGTCGCCGGCCCTGCTCGCCCGGCTGGCGCCGATCCTGGTCGCCGCCGATCCGGACCATGACGGCCCGGCCGTGCTCGCGGCCTATCTCGACACGTTCCACCCCGCCATCGTGGCGGTGACCGGCCCGGTAGCCTTCGTCGACGGCCTCGCCGCCGCCTATGCCGCACCGCCGATCCGGCGCCACGACGGGGTGGTCGATCACCCGGTCGAGTTCTTCCTCGTCGGCCCGACGGGAGGGGTGATGGCGCGGATCCCGACCACGACCGCCCCGGATGCGCTGGCCGAGACCCTCCGGATCGCGCTCGCCCGCCAGGATGTGGTCCGGCACGGGCTCGCCCGGTAAGATCGCGTCGCCCTGCTGCGCTGCATTGCACAGAAGGTCTTCGCACCGCACCAAGCAGACAGGCGATCATGAACCCGTGAACGGGAGCAAAGCGGGTTGACGCGACCACGGTCTCGGCTACTCATAGTGAAAATCATAAGAACATAAGAACGAGTCCTCCGGGAGGAACGATGGATCGCGCGAAACGGCGCGCGCAGAGCGTCGAGCATGGGCTTGACCGGCGCAGCGTGGTGTTGGGAGTCGTGGCATGCTGTGCGGCGGGGGGCGCCGCCTGGGCGGGACCGGAGGAGACGCTGCCGCAGAAGGGCGATCGCCTCGTGCTCGGCGACGGCGCCAAGGCCGGTGAGCCGGTCACGCTGGATGCCCTGCCGGTCGGCGGCGACCTCGTCGAGGCGGTGGCGGTCGATCCGCAAGGGGTCCGGCGCGAGGGGTCGCGCTTTGCCAAGATCATCCTGGTGCGGGTGGCGCCCGACCAGGTCGCCGAGGACCAGCGCGCCCACGCGGTCGACGGGGTCGTGGCGCTCTCGGCCATCTGCACCCATCAGGGCTGCACCATCTCCGGCTGGAGCCATGAGACGCAGCGCCTGAGCTGCTTCTGCCACCATTCCGAGTTCCTGCCGGCCCAGGGCGGCCGGGTCGCCAAGGGGCCGGCGCGCAAGCGCCTGCCGGTGCTGCCGCTCGCCAAGGGCGAGGGCGGCACGCTGATGGTGGCCGGCGGCTTCATCGGCAAGCCGGGGCCGGGCCCCGCCTGACCGGAAGCAGGGCGGCGCACGCGCCGCCTGTCCTCACAAGACGACGACAGAGACCCGTGCAGCAACGACGCGGGTCCGGACAATCAACCGGGATCGAGGAAACGCCGGGCCGGCCCCCGCCTGCCCCTGGCTTTGAGGAGAGCAGCATGACACGTCTCGTTCGGGCCAGGGGCTGGCTCGCCGCGGTCGCGCCCTGCGCCGTGGCCCTCGCGCTCGCCGCCGCGCCGGCGAAGGCCGACCCAACCGGCAAGGTCGACTACAAGCCGGTTACCGACCAGCGGCTGGCCAACCCCGAGCCGGAGAACTGGCTGCAATACCGGGGCAACTACCAGAGCTGGGGCTATTCCCCCCTCGACCAGATCACCGCGAAGAACGTCACCAAGCTCGTTCCGGCCTGGAGCCTGTCGACCGGCGTGAGCGAGGGCCACCAGGCCCCGCCGATCGTCAACAACGGCGTGATGTTCGTCACCACGCCGCAGGCCCAGGTGATGGCGATCAATGCCCGCACCGGCGAGATCCTGTGGCGCTACCAGAAGGAATTGCCGCCGGAACTGTCGCAACTGCACCCGACCAACCGCGGCGTCGGCCTCTACGGCGACAGCGTCTACATGACCACCACCGATGCCTGCGTGGTCGCGCTCGGCGCCACCACCGGCAAGGTGAAGTGGGAGAAATGCGTCGCCCCGTGGCAGGACGGCTACTACATGACGCTCTCGCCGCTGGTGGCGAAGGGCAAGGTCGTGGTCGGCGTCTCCGGCGGCGAGTACGGCGTGCGCGGCTTCATCACCGCGCTCGATGCCGAAACCGGCAACGAGGCCTGGAAGACCTACACCGTGGCCGGCCCCGGCGACCCGGCGGCCGATACCTGGAAGGGCGATTCCTGGAAGACCGGCGGCGGCTCGGTCTGGATTCAGGGCAGCTACGATCCGGCGGCCAACCTCGCCTATTTCGGCACCGGCAACGGCGGCCCGTGGACGCCGGATGCGCGGCCGGGCGACAACCTCTACACCTCGTCGGTCGTGGCGCTCGATCTCGACAGCGGTAAGATCAAGGGCCACCACCAGTATCACTGGAACGACGCCTGGGACTGGGACGAGGTCTCGGCGCCGGTGCTGATCGACATCGAGCGCGACGGCAAGAAGATCCCGGCCGCGATCCATGCCGGCCGCAACGGCTATCTCTGGACGCTCGAGCGCAGCAAGGACGGCCCGCTGAGCTTCGTCGAGGCTAAGCCGTTCGTCTACCAGAACGTCTTCTCGTCCCTCGATCCGAAGACGGGCCGTCCCGCTTACGACCAGTCGAAGATCCCGGGCATCAACAGGCGCGCCGCCTTCTGCCCCGGCCTGTGGGGCGGCAAGGACTGGCCGCCGGAGGCCTACAACCCGAAGACCGGGCTGTTCTACATTCCCTCGAACGACAACCTGTGCTCGGAACTCGCCGGCGCCCAGGCCGGGACGCGCAAGCCCGGCGAGCTCTATATCGGCATCCCGATCGACGAGGTGCTGAACTCGCTGCGCCTGCGCGACGGCGTCGACAAGTCGAAGCCCTTCGCCATCGGGGCGATCCAGGCCTGGGACCCGAAGACCGGCAAGAAGGCCTGGCAGCACGACTTCCAGGATTCGGCCAATTGGGGGCCGCTGCTCACCACCGGCAGCGGGCTGATCTTCGCCGGCGGCACCAGCGACCGCAAGTTTCGGGCGCTGGACGGCACCACCGGCAAGGTGCTGTGGGAGACCCGGCTCAATTCCGGCGTGACCGGCGTGCCGTCGAGCTACATGGTCGACGGGATCCAGTACGTCGCGGTCCAGGCCGGCTGGGGCGTCGATGCCGAGCGCATGCTGACCGGCATCAACGCGCTCATCCCCGAGGAGCGCCGGGTCAGCGTCCTGCCGCAGGGCGGGGTGATCTGGGTCTTCCGGGTCATGGGCGAGGAGGCGGCGGCCAAATGAGGCTCCGCCTGGCCGCTCTCGGTCTCGCCGCCGCCCTCGCGGCGGCGTCCCTGCCCGGCGCGGCGCGGGCGCAGGGCCCGGCGCCGGCGAGCGCCACACCGCAGGGGGCGACAAGCCCCCTCCCCGCCCAAGCGGACGCCCTCGTCGCCTACGTGACGAAGGCCATGACCGACCACGACGTCACCGCCTTCGAGCGGCTGGTGAACTGGACCGGCACCCGGGCGCAGCGGAAGCGCCTGACGCTCTACCAGATCCGCTCCGGCTTCGGCCGGCCGATCAAGACGGCGATCCTGGAGCCGATGCCGGCGGACGGCCTGGCGGAGGCGACGTCCCGCGGCACGCTCAAGGCCAACATGGCGGTCACCGAGCGGCTGCGCGTGGTGTTCGACGAGCCCCCGGTGGAAGGCGACGCCGCGCCCACCAGCGTGTTCCTGGTCGGCCGCGAGGCCGGCGCCTACCGCATCGCCCTCCTGGTTCCGACCGGGCCGCCGCGCGGCAAGTGAGGCGCCGGACCACCGAACCGGACGGCGGTGCCCGCTCGGGGGGATACGGGAGAGGCCCGAACGACACGCCCCGCCGCCGACCCGTCTCGGCGGCGGGGCGCCGGTGTCGGGGGCGGAGGGCCGGGCCGACCCTCAGGCGGCCCGCACGGTGGCGAGGAAGCGGTCGACCTCGGCCGAGAGCTGGTCGGACTGGCGCGACAGGTCGGACGCCGAGGCGAGCACCTGCGCGGCGGCCGCGCCGGTCTCGCCCGAGGCCTGCGCCACGCCGGCGATGTTGGCCGTGACCTCCCCGGTGCCGGCCGCGGCCTGCACGACGTTGCGGGCGATCTCCTGGGTCGCCGCGCTCTGCTCCTCGACCGCGGCGGCGACGGCCGTCGCGCCGGCATCGATCTCCCGGATGCGATCGGTGATCGCCTCGATGGCCGCGGCGGCCTGGAGGGTGACGTCCCGGATCTCGCCGATCTGGCCGCCGATCTCGTCGGTCGCCCTGGCGGT from Methylobacterium aquaticum encodes:
- a CDS encoding cupin domain-containing protein — translated: MAIIKQLITSSGPLLAYMGAVPLQRLMPFLQRPAPPLLDGPVQTTVDFPAVQPPAEPYAWPRSHILSGNPVQTATYIYTSPDSLFAAGIWTCQIGKFRIDFGRAEFIQILEGVVIVTDAEGHAKTYRAGDAFVTPKGFSGTWDVIEPIKKHFAWYGSGE
- a CDS encoding SCO family protein; the protein is MAPPAPAMAWPTGYGPVDQNGAAVDEARFAGRLRLVYFGYTRCPDLCPTALMTVTQALDELSPALLARLAPILVAADPDHDGPAVLAAYLDTFHPAIVAVTGPVAFVDGLAAAYAAPPIRRHDGVVDHPVEFFLVGPTGGVMARIPTTTAPDALAETLRIALARQDVVRHGLAR
- a CDS encoding ubiquinol-cytochrome c reductase iron-sulfur subunit codes for the protein MDRAKRRAQSVEHGLDRRSVVLGVVACCAAGGAAWAGPEETLPQKGDRLVLGDGAKAGEPVTLDALPVGGDLVEAVAVDPQGVRREGSRFAKIILVRVAPDQVAEDQRAHAVDGVVALSAICTHQGCTISGWSHETQRLSCFCHHSEFLPAQGGRVAKGPARKRLPVLPLAKGEGGTLMVAGGFIGKPGPGPA
- a CDS encoding PQQ-dependent dehydrogenase, methanol/ethanol family; this encodes MTRLVRARGWLAAVAPCAVALALAAAPAKADPTGKVDYKPVTDQRLANPEPENWLQYRGNYQSWGYSPLDQITAKNVTKLVPAWSLSTGVSEGHQAPPIVNNGVMFVTTPQAQVMAINARTGEILWRYQKELPPELSQLHPTNRGVGLYGDSVYMTTTDACVVALGATTGKVKWEKCVAPWQDGYYMTLSPLVAKGKVVVGVSGGEYGVRGFITALDAETGNEAWKTYTVAGPGDPAADTWKGDSWKTGGGSVWIQGSYDPAANLAYFGTGNGGPWTPDARPGDNLYTSSVVALDLDSGKIKGHHQYHWNDAWDWDEVSAPVLIDIERDGKKIPAAIHAGRNGYLWTLERSKDGPLSFVEAKPFVYQNVFSSLDPKTGRPAYDQSKIPGINRRAAFCPGLWGGKDWPPEAYNPKTGLFYIPSNDNLCSELAGAQAGTRKPGELYIGIPIDEVLNSLRLRDGVDKSKPFAIGAIQAWDPKTGKKAWQHDFQDSANWGPLLTTGSGLIFAGGTSDRKFRALDGTTGKVLWETRLNSGVTGVPSSYMVDGIQYVAVQAGWGVDAERMLTGINALIPEERRVSVLPQGGVIWVFRVMGEEAAAK